The following nucleotide sequence is from Deltaproteobacteria bacterium.
TGACAATGTCTTCTCCAGTGATCAGGGAGCCAGGAATGAGCCTTATGACGCGCAGCCATTGACCACGGCACTCAATGCGCAGATCCTCTAGCCGTACTGCCGACAGCTTCATGGTAACAGGCAAACCTGCTGTCTTCACAACCATCTCCAGCAGGCAGCCGCCTGCGGCAGCCACCAACTTTCCTGCCTTGTATACTCTGTCGATATGAAACGGCTGCAAAGTTGTAAGTACCAGCATGTCTGCCTGGCAGCCAGGGGCAATGGCGCCCAGCCGGCGAAGGCCAAAATATTCCGCCGGGTTTCTGGTGGCCATTCGAATAGCCATCATTGGCTCAATGCCCAGGTTCATGGCCCGGGAAACCATACTGTCCATGTGCCCCCTGGTTGCCAGCTCTTCCGGATGGCAATCGTCGCTGACCAGCATGCACCGCCGCTCATTTCTAACGGTTACCAGAGGAGCTAGATTTTCCAGATCTCTGGCCTGGCTTCCCTCTCTAATCATTATGAACATACCTTTGGAAAGTTTCTCTTTTGCTTCTGCCAATCGAATGCATTCATGGTCCGAACCGATGCCCGCGCTTAGATAGGCATCGAGTCCAGCACCTGAAAGGCCAGGAGCATGTCCATCAACGACCTTGCCACAAAATCGTTGGATCTTGTCCATGATCTCCGCATCACCTTCAATTACTCCTGGAAAATTCATTACTTCTCCAAGACCAAGGATGCGGGAAAATTGCTGCAACGACTGCAGATCATTTCCGTCCAGTCTGGCACCTGAACTCTCCAGGTGGCTTGCAGGCACACATGATGGCGCCATAAAAAAGACGTCAAGTCCTATGTCCTCAGTAGCCTCCAGCATAAATTGGACACCTGGAAGGCCAGCCACGTTTGCTATTTCATGCGGATCAGCTACCACCGAGGTGGTCCCATGGGGCAGCACGGCCCTGGCAAATTCAGCTGGATGCAACATAGAACTCTCCAGGTGAAGATGGCCGTCAATCAGGCCTGGACAGAGTATAGCACCTGCCAGATCCACCTCTTCCCTGGCTGGCCGCTCTCCAAAGCCGACTATCTGGCCGTCGAAGACTGCCACCTCCGTCTCTTGCAAGACACCTGCAAACACGTCCACTATCTGACAATTCTTGAACAGGAGGTCAACGGGCCTTTTCCCTCGGGCAGCCTCGATACGTTGCTTCAAAGTATCAGTCCATACAGTCATGCCGATCTCTAACTATGAGGGAGGCAAATCTTGCTGTCCACAATAACTGGCACAAAGAAGCGCCTGCCGGATGACCCTATTCTCCCGCCCCGCCAACAACATCAAAGATTATCCACTTGAACCATGGGCAAGCACCGACCCTTTCCCATGTTGGCAGCAGTCTGTGGGCAGAAGGAGAGTTTGCCGCCATGTTTTCTCAACCTGTCTTGCCAGTGATTAGTCCCAGCCAGTCGAAACCCTCGTTATCAGAGAGGCTGTTGGCTGCTGCTGCCGAGGCAAAAGCATTGAGGATAGAGTCCGATGCCGCCTGTAGGCGGCGTGCGCCTGTACCTTCTCTTCTGGCAAGAACCAGTTATGGCAATATAATGGGCATAAACCGCTTTTCTCAGCTGATATTTCAAGAGCAACTCCAGGCAGTTTCCTTAATCCACCTCCTGTCAAGGTCTGCTCCGAGGTTGATAACGATCTACCTGAGCAAAAAAATCGATGAGCCACGTCCTTGCATTGAAGCGGGCCGAGTGGATCACTCCACCTGGGATGTAGTAGCTGTCTCCTTTACGGTAAGTTCGGGTCTCCTCCCCGATAGTAAGCACCATCTCTCCTTGCAGAACAACTCCCCATTGCGGTCCGTGGCTGTGCGGCTTCACCTCGCCTATCGGGCCTATATCAAAAAAAACTAGCTGCTCCTGACGGCCCTGCATCAGGTAGCCTTTAACTCCCGGGAGGGACACATCAATCTCGGGGAGGTTGCGGATTTCCTCTGGGTAGAATTCCTCTTCCATAGCTGCACCTTATCTATCCTTTCGTTTGACATGTAAAGCATGTCTGTTACAATATAAAAAATAGTTAACATGTCCTCACAACAGCCTCGAGAGGGGGTGAGGTGGATGGATCTCAATGAGCGTCTTATCGTTCGTACTATGGAGAGTCCCTGCCGAACCTGCCAACGCCGCAATGAGAACAGAGAGTTGTGCATGCGAGACTGCCGCAAGTTGGAAGAGTTCCAGGATGCCATGATTCAGAGTCATGAACAGAGGATCGTCTGGTTTTCTTCCCGGCTGCGAGCTGCCTGACATGGTGTAATTGCCGAAGCTTTCGCGTTGTTTTGCTCAAATGACAGGTAGGACAGAGTACAGCTCTGTGCCAGGTAGAGGGAGCAATACCTGGCTGCATCCTTAGGATTGTCGTCTTTCAGGAAAGAAGATGTTTGCTCTGGATGCAGGTTGCTGTCCCGACATCAGTGCAAGGTGTTCTCGTGCTCCCATTCATCTGGCAGATAGCGGGACCAGGCATGCTGGCAAAGAGGGCAAGCCAGCGGCACCAGTTCCCCTGGTTCAGCACTCATACCCTCGAAGGCCAGATCAAAATAGAAAAATTCCTTGCATTCTTCACACTGGAAGCGATCCATATCCTCCTGTCCTGTCATTCACCCCTTTCCAGACACTTCCTGACAAGTTGAGCCGTCTGTTTGCAATAGAGAAGCCCTACATGGTCGACTTCTTTGGTTTCTATGGATTCCACTCGCTCACCCACCACCTGGGCAGATTCATTGGGAAGTACCATATTATCAAGTACTGTGTAGATTGAGTAGAGACTTCCGGCCGGCGGGGCCATGACCCCTTCACCATTCAAACTCTGGAGAAGCTCACTGTGCGGCAGCAACTCCCGTGCAGCTTCTCCTACGCCAAATACTGCTAGTTTTGAACCGTTATGAGGACTGCCGAGGGTAACCACATTTCTGACCTTGCTTTCGGAAAAATGGTCCCGCAGATAAGCGCGGATTACTATGCCCCCCATACTGTGGCCCACAAGGTCTACCTGATCACAATCTGCTGCCTCGAGTACTCTGTCGATTGTCTGAGCCAGGGTTTGGGCGTGAACATTGATAGAGCGAAATTTCCCTGGCAGATTCACTGCCTCCAGGTAAGACCACCCCCACTGCCTGAACCATCTCAGATACATGAACCAGGCGGTACGATTGTGATAGAGGCCGTGGACAAATATGACAGGCAGTTGCTCCCCCTTTTGGCGTGAGCCTCCCCAGTAGCTGCTGCTCCAATTGGTAAACCAGCAAGCCACCGCCATCAGGTGGCTGTAAATATTCCAGGTGAACCCTTTGAGAAAAAGAGTAACGAGTGATCCTCGGCCCCGCAGCTTTTCAAGATGGCTGCCATTGGCGGACTCGTAGTACATGACAAAGTAAGTCCAACTCAAAACAGCCACATAACAGAACAACAACAGCCACAACCAGCACATAAGCTCACCTCGATGTAAACGCCACTACTTTTTCATGGTATTCTCGGAGAAAATCCCAGAACAATCCTCGCCCTGTTGATCCAGTTTACAATATCAGATATTTTGTCAATGGTCATATCCTTCAGCCTGAGCTCAGCTTCCTGGGCCAAGTAGACTGTGCCAGGCAGTACTGCTCCATGAAAGGTCCATATCTGCCTGCCAGCAAGAGATCTGCCCAGAGGGCTGTCTCGGGGGCTCAGGCTGTTTGTTGCACAGCAAAGCTGAGGGCAGGCTCTGGAACTAGCCAGAATTACATCTTAATTCTGGTTCCACCTCAAGAAGTTTATCTTCTTTTCGGAAGCACCTCCTCGTCATGGCAGAGAAACGGTTGAGCAATAGTACTTCTTGCACCATCAAAGGCTTGTCAGTCAACCCTCCACTGCTGTTGGCGCCAATGGCTGGCTTGACCCACACAGCCTTCCGTCAACTCGTGGCTGGCTTTGGCGGCTGTGGGCTGTTCTACACAGAAATGTTGAGCGCTCGCGCCCTGCCCCACGAGTCGCCCTCCTCGTCACCATGGCTCAAGAGGAACCACCGTGAAAAGCCCATCATGTATCAACTCCTCGTCACCCGTCCAGAGGAGATTGCCCCGGCCATCCACAAGGTGGAGATGAGCGGCGCCGATGGCATCGATCTCAACATGGGCTGTACTGCTGCGGCCATCATCAAGAGAGGCGGCGGTGTTGCCCTGATGAAGGACACCAGCAGAGCACAGAAAATTGTAGCTGCCGCTCGCCGCGCCACCAGTCTGCCGCTGACCGCAAAGATCCGCCTGGGCTATGCCAGCCAGGCAGCTCATCTGACCGAATTCGCCCGGATGTTGGAGGATACTGGCGTAGACGCTCTGGTGGTGCATGCTCGCTTCAAAGAGGACAGACTGAAACGGCCGGCGAGGTGGCAGCATATTGGCAATCTCCGGGCAACTCTGGGCATACCTATAATTGGCAACGGTGACATCGACTCTCCTGCCGCAGCCTTGCGCATGTTCCGGGAGACTGGCTGCCACGCCGTCATGATCGGCCGCGCAGTTGCCCGTCGACCCTGGCTGCTGCAGCGCATTGCCGCCGAGCTGTTCGATTTTCCCTGTGACAACCTGCAAATAGACCATGCGGCGGTATACAACCGCTTCATCTCTCTCCTGCAAGCCAGTCTGCCGCCCGAATATCAGTTTCCTCTTCTCAAACAGTTTACCTTCTATTTTGCCCGAAACTACAGCTTCGGCCACACCCTCTGGCGCCTGGTGCAGAAGGCCCCTTCCCTCGACGAAGCTCGCATAGTCGCCAACAAGTTTTTCAACACAGAAAAACCTCTACCGAATGTTTGCTGATTCAGGCGAGGCCCAACGGTATCGCCACCCGGCCACTGCTGGCCGCTCCTGTTCGATCACCGTAAATCCGGGTATTCAGGTGGTCCAGCGATTCGACATGCCCTGGGCTCGAGTGTGCTGCGGCAGCTGCCAGATGCCAGGAATGGCCTGGCCACACTGGCGGCACTTCCCTCCACTCAAGCCAACTATCTCAACCCTGTAGCCAGTGCGACTTATCAATCTGTTATTGCAGCGCGGGCAGTTGGTGTTCTCAGCAGGATGTCCCGGTACGTTGCCAATGTAGACATAATGCAGGCCCGCCTGCCTGGCGATCTTCACTGCTCGCTCCAGGGTGGATATCGGAGTCGGTGGCAGACTCTTCAATTTGTACATGGGATAGAATCGGCTGAAATGAAGCGGCACCTGGGTGCCGAGCTCTTTCTTGATCCACTGGCACATGGCGCCTACTTCTCTGGGATCATCGTTCTTGCCGGGAATCATCAGATTGACAATTTCCAGGTGCACTCCCTCATGCCGCAAATATTTGAGCGTTTCCAGCACAGGAGCCAGGGTTCCTTCAGTAATTTCCTGGTAATAGGACTCGGAGAAACCTTTGAGATCTATACAGGCAGCATCCAGGCGCCTGCAGAGCTCCGCAAGGGGCCGCTCGTTCACATAGCCGTTGGAGTGCATGACGTTGAGGATGCTCTTCTGCCTGACAGCTGCGCCTATGTCTTGCATGTACTCCATGAATATGGTGGGCTCAACGTAAGTGGAGGCAACAGAGCTGCATCGCATTCTTTCTGCCTGGCGGGCCACTTCTTCTGGAGGCAGGTGGTAGTTGTAAGTATCATCTGGCAAGGCCTGGGATATCTCCCAGTTCTGGCAAAATTTACAGTCAAAATTACAGCCGGCAGTGGCAAGCGAAAAAGATCGACTTCCGGGCAGCACGTGGAAGAAAGGCTTCTTTTCTATGGGGTCAACATGGACAGCGCAGGGATTGCCGTATACCAGGGAATAGTACTTGCCGTTGTTGTTTTCTCTAACACCGCAGTAGCCTCTGTCCCCATCATCAACTTCGCAGAAGCGGGGACAGAGCTCACAGCGAATCCTCTTCTCTGGCAGAGCAGTAAAATAGGGTGAAACTTTGCGGCCGACATATCCCTTTTCCAGATCTAGAAGGCCAGCTTCTGCGGTAGTCAGGGCCTGAGACAGAAGCTCCACACTGCTACACAGGAGAATGCCCCGGCCGCACTTCTTGAGAAATTCCCGTCTGTTCATGCTGCCCCACATCAGTTGCTCCCCATGAGAGAATCTTGCTGTATTTTTGCTTTGCGCCCGGAATGAAGTCCGAGTGTGACCTAGAACACATCTGCTGCAAAGATGTAAATCTCAGTTTTGTTGTCCTTCCAGGCCTCCTTCTCTAAATAAGCTTTCTGGCAGGTGTGCTCGAGAAACGTCTTCCGGTCCCAGCCCCACTCTGTAGCCACCTGCGGCAGCAGCAGACCTGAGTAGCCGTCCCGGCGTATACTTCCACATTGTGGATGCGCTTCAATGGAGTCAACACAGAGATCTCTATCTCCAGCTCGGGCAGTTCTTCTCTGGTCACTGCTGGAAACCTGGGGTCCTGAAAAGCGGCAGCAATCGCCATTTCAGAAACAGTCTCAATGAGAGGCTGCTGCCCCCTGATATGGCCAATGCATCCTCTCAATTTGCCATGCTTGTGGAGAGTGACAAAAGCACCCATATGTTCATTCAGCTTGGGGGAATCGACCCGCAAGTTGGGCATGGCCTTGTTCAAACAGTGGGCCTCGATGGATTCTCTGGCTATCTTGTGAAGCAAAGCCTTCTCTTCTGGGCTTAGACCCAGATCAACACCCACCTTTTTATCACTTCTGCCCTGCTTCGAATCTTTTCCGGGGTTAGCCCAGAAAGCCGCAGCCATATACCCCACCACACTGCTGCGGTCACCAGTCACGTCACCAGAGTTGGCATAATGAAGCACCCTGCTCTTGTTGGCGCCCAGCTGGCGAGCCAGCAGCATGGCCGTGACCATGGGGCCGCCGCCGCATGCTTCACACTGGTGCTCGGCCAGGCTGTCGCTCAGACCTCTGGCATCGAAGCCGTTCACCTTCTCGAGCACCACACTGTCCAACTTCTTTGCCTGCTCATAAGGATGAAAGTGTGACAGATCCGAACTGGCCACCACCAGTATAGATTTTCCTGCAATACAGTCAGCCAGCGCCTCTGCAAGCCATTGGCAGGTGGCAAAGCTCTGATCACCCATAACCAGAGGAACCAGCTTGAAGTCGGCCAGCACAACCTGCAGGAAAGGAAGCTGAATCTCCAGCGAGTGCTCCTGAGCATGCGCCTCGGGTACGTATCTGATGCGCGGCTCCCGTCCTTCGAGAGCTCTGATAAGATCCTGATCCAGGGGCACAATACCCAGAGGCGTGCGATAGCCGCCGCGGTCGTATACGGAAACCCCTGGGAAATAGGCCCTGTGACTGGGGGCAATAATCACCACAGTGGCAAATTTTCGTTCTGCAAGCAGCTTGTAGCCGTAGGCTGCCACCTGACCCGAATAGCGATAACCCGCATGGGGGGAAATCAGGGCAATGAGATTTCCCTCGATGTGCTGCTCGGGCACGGCCTTCAGGTATCTGTCGATCTCCTGCCGCAGGCGGTCGGCTGTGCCTGGATACCACGTTCCTGCAATTACCGATTCACGGATTTGCTGTGCTTCCATAGTAGGTCCCTCCTTAGCGGCCGCACTCTCCGCGGGCACACATGTGAGAGAAAACAGAAGCATGACCGTCGAAAAGAGCACTACGGTGATGGCAGATGATTTATCCAACATGGTCTCAGCGCTGCCTTCTGGATGTCTTACCTATGAGAGGTCGAGGAGCACAGAGTACGCATTCCACACTGGCGCTGGAACATGAAATCATTCTAATGAATCCCCTCGAGAGCTGTCAACAACAGGATTTCGAATGCCCTTCAAAATAGCTGCCACCTCCGCTATACTTTACCTTGCAACGAGCTCTTGACGGGAACATCATGAAATCCACCACAACCTATCTCGACAACATTGCCATTGTACTTCATCGCCCGCGGTTTCCTGAAAACATTGGCGCAGCAGCCAGGGCAGCCTGCAACATGGGGCTGTGGCGCTTGATTCTGGTGGATCCCGTAAACTGCGATCTCACCCGGATTCTCCGGATGGCAACGCACGCTGCTGCTGAGGTGGTGGAGAAAATGGATGTATACCCAGACCTGGCCGCAGCGCTCAGCTCTTTCAGTTACGTGGTGGGAACTACGGCACGGGTGGGCGGCCAGCGAAGAGAGCTCAGAACGCCCCGCAAGATGGCTGCCGAACTGGTTCCCATTTGCAGACACAATGAAGTAGCCATCGTCTTTGGTCCTGAGGATCGCGGCCTCACCAACGCCGACCTGCGGTTCTGTCACGCCCTGGTAACAATTCCCACCAGCGGCTTCTCTTCTTTGAATCTGGCGCAAGCAGTCATGATCATCTCCTACGAACTGCTGCTGGCCGGCCGCACTGAAGTGAGTGAATTTGTGCCGCGGCTGGCCAATCGTCAGGAGCTGGACGCCATGTATGACCACCTCGAGGAAACCTTCATCAAGATCGGCTTCATCAATCCGGAGAACCCTGACCACTGGATGCAGAACATCCGGCGCTTCTTTTCCAGGGTGGGATTGCGCGCCAGGGACGTAAAGGTAATCCGCGGCATCTGCCGGCAGATCGATTGGTACACGCAAAGGCGCCTCGAGGCTATGGAAAGAAGGCAAAAGTAAAGTAGCTCGGGGACGGTGTTTACAAAGTGTACTTATCTATTTCTACACAATATCTGCGAGACTGGCAACGCAGTCTGAAGTCTGCGCCTACCGACTTGTTGCCAGGAGGTGCGCCAATAGCAGTTACCCCCAGACTCAATAAACCAACCCCACACGCTGCCGGACAAGCTCCAGGGTGGGGATCGCTTTATTCCTTGCCTTTTCCGCGCCGCTCTTTAGAATCTGGCGGATCTCGTCCACGTTAGCGGTCAACCGCTCCCTTTCTGCGCGTGGAGCCCGGAAGTACTCCCAGATCCGTTCAAATAGCTCTTTCTTTACATCGCTGTACTTGAGTCCTCCCTGTCTGTAGCGCTGTGCCAGCTCTTGCTTTTCTTTGTCTTCGAGGAATAAGGAGTATATGGCAAAGAGATTGCATTTATCCGGATCTTTAGGGTCCGCCACGGGTGTGGAGTCAGTCACAATCCTGGCAATTTTCTTGCGCAGGGTCTCTTCGTTCGCAAAAATCTCGATAGTGTTGTTGTAGGATTTGCTCATTTTCCTGCCGTCGATCCCCAGGACCGTGGGGATGTCCGGATTGATCTCAGCCTCAGGGATAGTGAATGTTTCTCCATACAGTCCATTGAACTTCTCAGCGATATCGCGACATATCTCCAGATGCTGCTGCTGATCCTTGCCCACCGGCACCCTTTCGGCCTGGTAGAGCAGAATGTCTGCGGCCATGAGAACCGGATAGGAGAGGAGCCCGTGATTGGGCGCCAGGCCCTGAGCAATTTTATCCTTGTAAGAGTGGCTTCTGAGCAAAAGCCCCACTGGAGTCACGTTGTTCAAAATCCAGGTGAGTTCCGTGACCTCCGGCACATCTGACTGCACCCAGAATATAGCCCTGTCTGGATCCAAACCCAGCGCCAGAAAATCAATGGCTGCCTCCACTGTTCCAGCGGCAAGAAGCGCCCCCTCCGTTACAGAAGTCATTGCATGATAGTTCACTATGAAGCAGTAGAGTTCATTCTCTTCCTGGTACTGGATCATAGGCTTCATCATGCCAAAATAGTTGCCAATGTGTAGATTGCCGGAGGGCTGAATACCGGAAAGCACTCTCATAGTCTTACACTCCTTCTGCAAGTCTTCCACAATAGACATCTCGCTCAAATCAACCTTTTTACTCTATTCTACTCATTA
It contains:
- the ade gene encoding adenine deaminase — translated: MTVWTDTLKQRIEAARGKRPVDLLFKNCQIVDVFAGVLQETEVAVFDGQIVGFGERPAREEVDLAGAILCPGLIDGHLHLESSMLHPAEFARAVLPHGTTSVVADPHEIANVAGLPGVQFMLEATEDIGLDVFFMAPSCVPASHLESSGARLDGNDLQSLQQFSRILGLGEVMNFPGVIEGDAEIMDKIQRFCGKVVDGHAPGLSGAGLDAYLSAGIGSDHECIRLAEAKEKLSKGMFIMIREGSQARDLENLAPLVTVRNERRCMLVSDDCHPEELATRGHMDSMVSRAMNLGIEPMMAIRMATRNPAEYFGLRRLGAIAPGCQADMLVLTTLQPFHIDRVYKAGKLVAAAGGCLLEMVVKTAGLPVTMKLSAVRLEDLRIECRGQWLRVIRLIPGSLITGEDIVRVVERNGEAVSDPQNDLLKVAVFERHHGSGRRGLGFVHGFGLRSGALASTVAHDSHNLVVVGADDADMVTAVNSLRELGGGLAVADRGKVIATLPLPLAGLMSTASLQEVVAGNSKVNEAAAALGATVEHPFMALSFLALPVIPRLKITDYGLVDGEQLAQVPLFVDDAPVRE
- a CDS encoding cupin domain-containing protein, which gives rise to MEEEFYPEEIRNLPEIDVSLPGVKGYLMQGRQEQLVFFDIGPIGEVKPHSHGPQWGVVLQGEMVLTIGEETRTYRKGDSYYIPGGVIHSARFNARTWLIDFFAQVDRYQPRSRP
- a CDS encoding alpha/beta fold hydrolase; the encoded protein is MCWLWLLLFCYVAVLSWTYFVMYYESANGSHLEKLRGRGSLVTLFLKGFTWNIYSHLMAVACWFTNWSSSYWGGSRQKGEQLPVIFVHGLYHNRTAWFMYLRWFRQWGWSYLEAVNLPGKFRSINVHAQTLAQTIDRVLEAADCDQVDLVGHSMGGIVIRAYLRDHFSESKVRNVVTLGSPHNGSKLAVFGVGEAARELLPHSELLQSLNGEGVMAPPAGSLYSIYTVLDNMVLPNESAQVVGERVESIETKEVDHVGLLYCKQTAQLVRKCLERGE
- a CDS encoding tRNA-dihydrouridine synthase family protein, with amino-acid sequence MAEKRLSNSTSCTIKGLSVNPPLLLAPMAGLTHTAFRQLVAGFGGCGLFYTEMLSARALPHESPSSSPWLKRNHREKPIMYQLLVTRPEEIAPAIHKVEMSGADGIDLNMGCTAAAIIKRGGGVALMKDTSRAQKIVAAARRATSLPLTAKIRLGYASQAAHLTEFARMLEDTGVDALVVHARFKEDRLKRPARWQHIGNLRATLGIPIIGNGDIDSPAAALRMFRETGCHAVMIGRAVARRPWLLQRIAAELFDFPCDNLQIDHAAVYNRFISLLQASLPPEYQFPLLKQFTFYFARNYSFGHTLWRLVQKAPSLDEARIVANKFFNTEKPLPNVC
- the amrS gene encoding AmmeMemoRadiSam system radical SAM enzyme — encoded protein: MWGSMNRREFLKKCGRGILLCSSVELLSQALTTAEAGLLDLEKGYVGRKVSPYFTALPEKRIRCELCPRFCEVDDGDRGYCGVRENNNGKYYSLVYGNPCAVHVDPIEKKPFFHVLPGSRSFSLATAGCNFDCKFCQNWEISQALPDDTYNYHLPPEEVARQAERMRCSSVASTYVEPTIFMEYMQDIGAAVRQKSILNVMHSNGYVNERPLAELCRRLDAACIDLKGFSESYYQEITEGTLAPVLETLKYLRHEGVHLEIVNLMIPGKNDDPREVGAMCQWIKKELGTQVPLHFSRFYPMYKLKSLPPTPISTLERAVKIARQAGLHYVYIGNVPGHPAENTNCPRCNNRLISRTGYRVEIVGLSGGKCRQCGQAIPGIWQLPQHTRAQGMSNRWTT
- a CDS encoding RNA methyltransferase; this encodes MKSTTTYLDNIAIVLHRPRFPENIGAAARAACNMGLWRLILVDPVNCDLTRILRMATHAAAEVVEKMDVYPDLAAALSSFSYVVGTTARVGGQRRELRTPRKMAAELVPICRHNEVAIVFGPEDRGLTNADLRFCHALVTIPTSGFSSLNLAQAVMIISYELLLAGRTEVSEFVPRLANRQELDAMYDHLEETFIKIGFINPENPDHWMQNIRRFFSRVGLRARDVKVIRGICRQIDWYTQRRLEAMERRQK
- the trpS gene encoding tryptophan--tRNA ligase — translated: MRVLSGIQPSGNLHIGNYFGMMKPMIQYQEENELYCFIVNYHAMTSVTEGALLAAGTVEAAIDFLALGLDPDRAIFWVQSDVPEVTELTWILNNVTPVGLLLRSHSYKDKIAQGLAPNHGLLSYPVLMAADILLYQAERVPVGKDQQQHLEICRDIAEKFNGLYGETFTIPEAEINPDIPTVLGIDGRKMSKSYNNTIEIFANEETLRKKIARIVTDSTPVADPKDPDKCNLFAIYSLFLEDKEKQELAQRYRQGGLKYSDVKKELFERIWEYFRAPRAERERLTANVDEIRQILKSGAEKARNKAIPTLELVRQRVGLVY